The DNA window TCTTGACAAAACTTATTGCTTTGCCCATATTGCCACCAGAGGTTCTTTGCTCCATTTCTTTTAATCCTACAGATCGGTGATCTATAAAAATTTGAACTTTCTTCGAAGGTGAGGTGCGCCCCATGGGATACTGGTTTGAGAATCCCACGCTGAAAGCTCTGGCCCCCCTGGCCCTGTCGACTTCCATCAAAGGTCTTACCACCATTTTCAATACTCCCAAACTGTTTATCGGGTCGAATGTTTTCCCGGAAGGGCCCGTTGTCGGACCTTCTACCATGGATTCCCTTCTACCCCGGTGTCCTAACAAGAGGGCTTTTATTGTAACGGATGAATTTAGCAAGCGATTCGCCAATAAAGCCGCTCAATTTCTCGAATCCGGGGGCTTTAAAGTCGAGTTGTGGGCCGGGTGTCAACCCGAAGCCCCCATGGAAGTGGTGGTAGAGTGTGCCAAGGCCGTTAAAGATTTCGAGCCGGATCTGATCATGGCTGTGGGCGGAGGGTCGGTCATAGACTCGGCCAAAGCAGCCTGGATCCTTTATGAACGGCCGGACATCACCGACCTGGGCATGATTTCACCCCTGGACAAATTAAACCTGCGGGGGAAGGCAGTCCTGGCAGCCGTGCCGACCACCTCCGGAACGGGTTCGGAATGCACCGGCGCAGCTGTGCTCCATGATACGGCCGCCCACCGTAAGATCCCTATTGCCCACGATGAACTGGTTCCTGACTTTGCTGTACTGGTTCCGGAATTTACCGTGACTATGCCGCCTAAGCTTACCGCGGGCACAGGTCTGGACGTCCTGGCCCATGCCATGGATGCAGTTACAACCCCGGCAGGGAACGAATTCACCGAACCCCTGGCGCTCAAAGCCATTGAGATGGTCTTCCAGTGGCTGCCCCGAGCATATAAAAACGGCCAGGATCGGGAGGCCCGGCACAGAATGATCATGGCCGCAAGTATTGCCGGCGTTGCTTTCGGCATGAGCGGCTGCCACCTGACCCACAGCTTCGGTCATTCCCTGGGCGCTGTATTCAATCTGCACCATGGCCTGGCCGTAGGTTTTTTCATCCCCCACAGCCTCCAGTTCTGCAGTAAAGTCACCGATAAACACCTGTTAACGTGCAAGGCTCTGAACATCGAAGCGAAAGATGCTAAAGATGGACTGGTCAAACTGGTAAGCCGGGTCAGGTCCTTCCTGACCGAGCTCGGAGGTTCTCTAACCTTGAAGGACATGGGGATTCCCTGGGGTGAATTTAAAGCCAAACTCGACCAGCTGGTGGAATTTGCCTATGGAGATGTAGATTGTTATCTCAGCCCCAGGCCTATAACCAAGGCCCAATGCGCCCAGATTTTGCAATACGCCTATGACGGCCGAGATATCGATTTCTA is part of the Deltaproteobacteria bacterium genome and encodes:
- a CDS encoding iron-containing alcohol dehydrogenase; its protein translation is MGYWFENPTLKALAPLALSTSIKGLTTIFNTPKLFIGSNVFPEGPVVGPSTMDSLLPRCPNKRAFIVTDEFSKRFANKAAQFLESGGFKVELWAGCQPEAPMEVVVECAKAVKDFEPDLIMAVGGGSVIDSAKAAWILYERPDITDLGMISPLDKLNLRGKAVLAAVPTTSGTGSECTGAAVLHDTAAHRKIPIAHDELVPDFAVLVPEFTVTMPPKLTAGTGLDVLAHAMDAVTTPAGNEFTEPLALKAIEMVFQWLPRAYKNGQDREARHRMIMAASIAGVAFGMSGCHLTHSFGHSLGAVFNLHHGLAVGFFIPHSLQFCSKVTDKHLLTCKALNIEAKDAKDGLVKLVSRVRSFLTELGGSLTLKDMGIPWGEFKAKLDQLVEFAYGDVDCYLSPRPITKAQCAQILQYAYDGRDIDF